The DNA region CCAGACCTTCTTCGGCACGAGCTTATGCACGCGCTCGACGAGGACGGATTCGTAATGGCTGCGGTTGAAGATCGAGAACCAGCCCCGGGCCGGCGCCACCTTGTGGACGCGCCACAGAAAGTCGTGGGCGGCTTCCTCCGGGGTCGGCACCTTGAAGGAGGTGATAGTGCAGCTCATCGGGTTCATGGCCGAGAGGATGTGCTTGACGACGCCGTCCTTGCCGGCCGCGTCCAGGCCCTGAAGCACGATCAGCACCGAATGGCGACGCTCGGCATAGATGCGCAATTGCAGATCGGCGATGCGTGCCCGGTTGCGCTCGGTGAGCTCCTCGATCTCGCTCTTGTCATGATTGATGACGGGGAAGCGCGGATCGACACGTTCGAGCCTGGCGCGCGAGCCGGGCTCGACCACAAGCTGCTTGCGGTAATCCATGACGGCGATCCTCCCCTGGTCGCCGCCAAGCTACCTTCCGGCCCGAAGCGCGTCGAGCACCACCCCGCCCGGACGTCCGGTCTGGGGCAAACCGAGCTTTCCCTCATAGCTTTTGATGGCATCGCGCGTCTTGGCGCCGACCGCGCCATCCGGCGTGCCCACATCATAACCGCGCCGGGTCAGCAGCGTCTGCACCTCCTTGCGCTCGGCGCGTGAGAGGCCGCGATCATTGGTCGGCCAGGTGCCGGCGAGCGGCCCGCCGCCCTTGAGGCGATCCGACAGCAAGGAGATGGCAAGCGCGTAGGATTCGGCAGCGTTATAGGAATAGATCGCATCGAAATTGCGGGTGACCAGGAAGCCGGGCCCGTTGCGCCCCGCAGGCATGATGAGGCCGGCCGCGCCCTCGGACGGCATGGCACGTCCATCGGCGCGTTCGATGCCGGCGGCTTTCCAGGCCGAGAAAGGGCGTTTGCCGCCGCGTCCCGAACCGCCGCGATAGCCGTCCGGCACCGTCACCTCGAAGCCCCAGCTTGCACCGGTGACCCAGCCCGATTTCCTCAGATAATTCGCGGTCGAGCCAAGCGCATCGGGCACCGAGTCGACGATGTCGCGCCGGCCATTGCCATCCATGTCGACGGCGAGCCGCTGGAAGGTCGAGGGCATGAACTGGGTATGGCCGAAGGCTCCGGCCCAGGACCCGACGAGATGGGCCGGATTGACGTCGCCCGCCTGGATGATCTTGAGCGTCGCCATCAGCTCACCGCGGAAATACGAGGCGCGCTGGCCGTAGCAGGCGAGCGTCGCCAGCGATTGCACCAGAGGGCGCTTGCCGATGGCCTTGCCGAAATCGGATTCAACGCCCCAGACGGCGACCACCACATGGCGGTCGACGCCGAAACGCTGCTCGACCGCATCGAGCGTGGTGCGCCATTGCGACAGCATGGCGCGGCCGTCGGCGACGCGCTGATCATCGACGAGCGCCGCGAGATAATCCCAGATCCGCGTCTTGTACTCGGGCTGCTGCTGCTGCAGGTCGAGAACCGTCATGTCCGGCGACAAGCCGCTGAACTGCGAATCGAAGGTCGCCGAGGAGACGCCTTTGGCGCCGGCCTCGGCTCGCAGCCCGGCGGCGCAGCTCGCGAAATCCTGTTCGGCGCGGGCGGGCGCGGAGAACGCCAGCGCGGCGATCAGCGGCGCTGCGCTCAAGGCTTGCGCGGCCCGCATCAGCGGAATCCTGGCGGGGTGGGTTCGGGAGCTGGAGATCTTGGTCGGCATGGTCGCCATCTAGAGGGCGCTTATGGTTAAAAAATGGGTAAGGGGCGCTGGGCGGCATTCCTTCTCCCGCTCTTTCGCGGGAGAAGGTGCCGAGGCGAAG from Rhizobiales bacterium GAS188 includes:
- a CDS encoding polyphosphate:nucleotide phosphotransferase, PPK2 family, yielding MDYRKQLVVEPGSRARLERVDPRFPVINHDKSEIEELTERNRARIADLQLRIYAERRHSVLIVLQGLDAAGKDGVVKHILSAMNPMSCTITSFKVPTPEEAAHDFLWRVHKVAPARGWFSIFNRSHYESVLVERVHKLVPKKVWSKRYDFINTFEQGLHRNGTTVIKLFLHMSKDEQLRRFKDRLDDPEKRWKISEADYAERAYWDDYTKAYEEALSKTSVKRAPWYMVPADRKPVRNFLASQIIADTLDELKISRPKPSVDLAEIRKKYHEAQAS
- a CDS encoding lytic murein transglycosylase, yielding MRAAQALSAAPLIAALAFSAPARAEQDFASCAAGLRAEAGAKGVSSATFDSQFSGLSPDMTVLDLQQQQPEYKTRIWDYLAALVDDQRVADGRAMLSQWRTTLDAVEQRFGVDRHVVVAVWGVESDFGKAIGKRPLVQSLATLACYGQRASYFRGELMATLKIIQAGDVNPAHLVGSWAGAFGHTQFMPSTFQRLAVDMDGNGRRDIVDSVPDALGSTANYLRKSGWVTGASWGFEVTVPDGYRGGSGRGGKRPFSAWKAAGIERADGRAMPSEGAAGLIMPAGRNGPGFLVTRNFDAIYSYNAAESYALAISLLSDRLKGGGPLAGTWPTNDRGLSRAERKEVQTLLTRRGYDVGTPDGAVGAKTRDAIKSYEGKLGLPQTGRPGGVVLDALRAGR